In Arachis stenosperma cultivar V10309 chromosome 1, arast.V10309.gnm1.PFL2, whole genome shotgun sequence, one DNA window encodes the following:
- the LOC130982486 gene encoding protein FAR1-RELATED SEQUENCE 9-like, translating into MRVLNIANNDDCIKYIVCKHGRPDFMWTVEFCQEEMIFMCTCLRIESFGILCEHIVKVLDERDICEISWSLVLDRWTKKVKSALNDASGFTRDAVVISRQSALMEFSKQLAVVATKVPKRYEETRDIIIGLYSSYKAANEGINQPQSSVAKSSNLYMHQTNIGSGQPSKKKRQRCNVCQMEGHKKTTCP; encoded by the coding sequence ATGCGGGTGCTAAACATAGCGAATAACGATGATTGCATAAAGTACATTGTGTGTAAGCATGGGAGGCCCGATTTTATGTGGACCGTTGAATTTTGTCAAGAAGAAATGATCTTCATGTGTACCTGTTTAAGAATAGAGTCATTTGGAATTCTTTGCGAACATATTGTGAAAGTTCTAGATGAAAGAGACATTTGTGAGATTTCCTGGTCATTGGTATTGGATAGATGGACAAAAAAGGTGAAATCAGCACTCAATGATGCAAGTGGGTTCACCAGGGATGCTGTTGTTATTAGTCGTCAAAGTGCCTTGATGGAATTTTCTAAACAATTGGCTGTTGTTGCTACTAAAGTCCCAAAGAGATATGAAGAGACACGTGACATAATTATAGGATTGTACTCATCTTACAAGGCTGCAAATGAAGGCATTAATCAACCTCAGTCAAGTGTAGCTAAAAGTAGCAATCTGTATATGCATCAAACCAATATAGGCTCAGGACAACCATCTAAGAAGAAGCGGCAACGTTGTAATGTTTGTCAAATGGAAGGACATAAGAAGACAACATGTCCTTGA
- the LOC130982494 gene encoding uncharacterized protein LOC130982494: MESQLDLYGLELLNSINYSGLPPHKLIFKVGVPVMLLRNIDQSSCLCNGTKLQVRKLGNHVIECEVLTGNNVGYIALIPRMNMVPTDETVPVRFQRRQFSIIVSFAMTINKSRGQILSHVGLYLSKPVFTHGQLYVALSRVKCKRGLKVLLMNHV, encoded by the coding sequence ATGGAGAGTCAACTAGATCTCTATGGTCTTGAATTACTGAATAGCATAAATTATTCTGGTTTGCCTCcacataaattaatattcaAGGTTGGTGTTCCGGTGATGTTATTGAGGAATATTGACCAATCCAGTTGTCTTTGTAATGGTACAAAGCTACAAGTTAGGAAGCTTGGAAATCATGTCATAGAATGTGAAGTTTTAACGGGTAACAATGTTGGTTATATTGCTTTGATTCCAAGAATGAATATGGTACCAACAGATGAAACCGTCCCAGTTAGATTCCAACGAAGACAGTTTTCCATAATAGTATCATTTGCCATGACAATTAATAAGTCTCGGGGACAAATTTTATCTCATGTTGGATTGTACTTGTCCAAACCAGTTTTTACACATGGCCAACTATATGTGGCACTTTCAAGAGTTAAGTGTAAGAGAGGTTTAAAAGTTTTACTTATGAATCATGTATGA
- the LOC130982500 gene encoding uncharacterized protein LOC130982500, translated as MLAIATLEQKYAFDKIVTVVYCNKGGFFFVYGHGGTGKTFIWNLMSAEIHSRGDIVLKVASSGIASLLLPNGRTAHSRFKIPLNITEDSVCNIKPGSPQAMLLLKDKLIIWDEAPMVSRYCYKTLDKCLGDIMRFLQHITKIYPLEEK; from the coding sequence ATGTTAGCCATCGCAACACTTGAGCAGAAATATGCATTCGATAAAATTGTTACAGTTGTGTATTGTAATAAAGGGGGTTTTTTCTTTGTGTATGGTCATGGGGGTACTGGAAAAACATTTATCTGGAACTTAATGTCTGCTGAGATTCACTCAAGGGGTGATATTGTGTTAAAAGTTGCTTCGAGTGGTATTGCATCTTTACTTCTTCCCAATGGAAGAACGGCACACTCAAGGTTCAAAATACCGCTGAATATAACTGAGGATTCTGTATGTAACATCAAACCTGGTTCCCCTCAAGCAATGTTGCTGTTAAAAGACAAACTTATAATTTGGGATGAGGCTCCAATGGTTAGTAGATACTGCTATAAAACGCTTGATAAATGCTTAGGTGATATCATGAGGTTTCTCCAACATATAACAAAGATTTACCCTTTGGAGGAAAAATGA
- the LOC130982510 gene encoding uncharacterized protein LOC130982510, whose translation MSNEFKPQIRDDIEKHIIAEIPDENQRPNLHGAVQNYMVPGPCGPYNKNSPCMKNGSCLKFYPKEFRQRTLIDEVEFPKYRRTDNSRTVKKRECVLDNKFIVLYNPELLLKFGCHINVEYTCQTSSIKYLFKYVHKGNDSVTAPLYNAGDPSEATQIVDEIKNYYDCRYISTCEAVWRLFGYEIQKKEPFVIRLPFHLEDEQPVVYGETSNVNDIVKGAISHKSMFLGWMAANMSYRYTQSLTYVEFSTKFVWKDDASKWFPQK comes from the coding sequence ATGAGTAACGAGTTCAAGCCACAAATACGAGATGATATAGAAAAACATATAATAGCTGAGATTCCTGATGAAAATCAAAGGCCAAATCTTCATGGAGCTGTTCAAAATTACATGGTACCTGGTCCATGTGGTCCGTACAACAAGAATTCACCTTGCATGAAGAATGGATCCTGTTTAAAGTTCTATCCCAAAGAGTTTAGACAACGAACACTCATTGATGAAGTTGAATTTCCTAAATATAGGCGTACTGATAACAGTCGAACAGTGAAAAAAAGGGAATGTGTACTAGACAATAAGTTCATTGTTCTGTATAATCCAGAATTGTTGCTCAAGTTCGGGTGCCACATAAATGTGGAATACACATGCCAAACAAGTTCTATTAAATATCTGTTTAAGTATGTACACAAGGGAAATGACAGTGTAACAGCTCCTCTATACAATGCTGGTGATCCATCAGAAGCCACACAAATTGTTGAcgaaattaaaaattactacGATTGTAGGTACATTTCGACATGTGAGGCAGTTTGGCGTTTATTTGGATATGAAATCCAAAAGAAAGAACCATTTGTGATTAGACTTCCATTCCATTTGGAGGATGAGCAACCTGTTGTTTATGGTGAAACTTCTAATGTGAATGATATCGTCAAAGGAGCAATATCTCATAAGTCCATGTTTTTGGGATGGATGGCGGCGAACATGTCATATCGCTATACTCAAAGTCTGACTTATGTTGAGTTTTCAACCAAGTTTGTTTGGAAGGACGATGCTTCAAAGTGGTTTCCTCAAAAGTAA
- the LOC130952443 gene encoding uncharacterized protein LOC130952443, with the protein MDDSEKLTALKKAYADIILNTAKEAAARIMVSERKAMRFQQELLSTKEEALQMLLRLKQMLDSKAKEAELTSQTQQKKIEELEAQLQEAEEIVRDLRAELREVQDELENVTKHQMHPSVEQSIDGEIEAQESLPQENRLNPYDGSVNSAPDLQFESASVSDVRDPIVNGINAGGKCCGSHDHTNNCYINNPDFASIVIRRKEHELYRNGCTQRVRAFERSLFDGNMSASENLDSLPAETSVRVHEEAKLMPMAIDAKADNISEPVKPDESKLVEENAGLVEIPVHRKKRRYGRHAGLLYGRKMSLQYGLYSDKIEETNKASDLFHDNGSPCVLDKNDLSMVKPSILNENESQKDLTSPPVTKVPTNANSTVEKSGSHKDTEKGEVFLKACNGLNRIKDDKELLDKSDLTREESLSTKCLEVPACGADGEAPNGSPDKLDAKVSDLDEKVSCPSSNDKFLKYTFRRKRKKESVGTPDVDCSPENGSLKQKCVEKQNGNAEPQKSCTMTESSRDSRRLAQVARQLISLSEKKWWQ; encoded by the exons ATGGATGATTCGGAG AAATTGACGGCGTTGAAGAAGGCGTACGCCGATATAATACTGAACACGGCGAAGGAGGCCGCGGCGCGAATCATGGTGTCGGAGAGGAAGGCCATGCGGTTTCAGCAGGAGCTCCTTTCCACTAAGGAAGAGGCGCTTCAGATGCTTCTCAGACTCAAACAAATGCTTGATTCTAAG GCTAAAGAAGCAGAGCTGACATCACAGACTCAGCAGAAGAAGATTGAAGAGCTTGAAGCTCAGCTTCAAGAAGCCGAGGAAATAGTCAGAGACCTAAGGGCTGAGCTGAGAGAAGTGCAGGATGAGCTGGAGAATGTGACCAAACACCAAATGCATCCCTCAGTTGAACAAAGCATAGACGGTGAAATTGAGGCTCAGGAAAGTCTTCCACAGGAGAACAGACTTAATCCTTATGATGGATCTGTAAATTCTGCTCCTGATTTACAGTTCGAATCAGCCTCAGTTTCTGATGTTAGGGATCCAATTGTAAATGGAATAAATGCTGGAGGTAAATGCTGTGGGTCACATGATCATACAAACAACTGCTACATTAATAACCCCGATTTTGCATCCATAGTCATTAGGAGGAAAGAGCATGAGCTTTACAGAAATGGGTGCACACAGAGAGTACGGGCATTTGAACGGAGCCTCTTTGATGGAAATATGTCAGCTTCAGAAAATTTGGATAGTCTGCCCGCTGAAACTTCAGTAAGAGTGCATGAAGAAGCTAAACTGATGCCTATGGCAATTGATGCCAAAGCTGATAATATTTCAGAGCCAGTGAAGCCAGATGAATCTAAATTGGTGGAAGAAAATGCTGGCCTTGTTGAAATCCCTGTGCataggaagaaaagaagatacGGTAGACATGCGGGTCTTCTATATGGTAGAAAGATGAGTCTTCAATATGGTTTGTATTCTGACAAGATTGAGGAAACAAATAAAGCATCAGATCTTTTTCATGACAATGGTTCTCCATGTGTATTGGATAAAAATGACCTCTCAATGGTGAAACCTtctattttgaatgaaaatgaATCTCAGAAGGATCTTACATCTCCTCCTGTCACTAAAGTGCCCACAAATGCGAATAGCACAGTTGAGAAATCAGGATCTCATAAAGATACTGAAAAGGGAGAAGTATTTCTTAAAGCTTGCAATGGTCTGAACAGAATTAAAGATGATAAGGAATTGTTGGATAAATCAGACTTGACAAGAGAAGAGAGTTTGTCCACAAAATGCTTGGAGGTTCCAGCATGTGGGGCAGATGGTGAGGCCCCTAATGGATCACCAGATAAGCTAGATGCGAAGGTTTCTGATTTAGATGAAAAAGTTTCTTGTCCATCTTCAAATGATAAGTTTCTCAAGTACACATTCCGGAGAAAACGCAAGAAGGAGTCTGTTGGCACCCCTGATGTTGATTGCTCTCCTGAAAATGGCAGTTTAAAACAAAAGTGTGTAGAGAAGCAAAATGGTAATGCGGAGCCTCAGAAGTCTTGCACAATGACTGAATCATCTCGGGATAGCAGGCGATTAGCACAGGTTGCTCGACAG CTCATATCGTTGTCTGAGAAGAAATGGTGGCAGTAG